A part of Cannabis sativa cultivar Pink pepper isolate KNU-18-1 chromosome 6, ASM2916894v1, whole genome shotgun sequence genomic DNA contains:
- the LOC115704358 gene encoding uncharacterized protein At5g01610-like isoform X2 produces the protein MSLSLADPKTRVDRQLQTLSSTVEEKAKWIFNKLKGSPPKTLPDLLREYNLPPGLFPQNITCYEFDETKARLIVYLPSPCEVSFKDSSVIRYANRVKAILLRGKLTGIEGMKTKVLVWVKVTCVAVESSKSDKVWFTAGVKKSRSKDAYLVASNGVRIEDF, from the exons ATGAGCCTGTCACTTGCTGATCCAAAAACTCGAGTTGATCGTCAATTGCAG ACTTTGTCAAGTACAGTTGAGGAGAAAGCAAAGTGGATTTTCAACAAACTCAAAG GGTCACCACCAAAAACCTTGCCAGATCTCCTCCGAGAGTACAACTTACCCCCAGGACTCTTTCCTCAGAACATAACCTGTTACGAATTTGATGAAACAAAGGCGAGGCTGATCGTGTATTTGCCATCACCGTGCGAAGTTAGCTTCAAGGATTCATCTGTAATAAGGTATGCAAACCGAGTGAAAGCGATACTGCTAAGGGGAAAGCTAACAGGAATTGAGGGAATGAAAACAAAGGTGCTAGTTTGGGTTAAGGTCACTTGTGTGGCAGTTGAAAGTTCCAAATCCGATAAGGTATGGTTCACTGCTGGAGTCAAGAAATCTAGGTCCAAGGATGCTTATCTAGTTGCCAGTAATGGTGTTAGGATAGAAGATTTCTGA
- the LOC115704358 gene encoding uncharacterized protein At5g01610-like isoform X1, whose protein sequence is MEKALTKVGSLKVGSLWISKKAKEELSNISEEITTLSSTVEEKAKWIFNKLKGSPPKTLPDLLREYNLPPGLFPQNITCYEFDETKARLIVYLPSPCEVSFKDSSVIRYANRVKAILLRGKLTGIEGMKTKVLVWVKVTCVAVESSKSDKVWFTAGVKKSRSKDAYLVASNGVRIEDF, encoded by the exons atgGAGAAGGCTCTGACAAAAGTGGGTAGCTTAAAAGTTGGAAGCTTATGGATTTCAAAGAAAGCAAAGGAAGAACTCTCTAATATCTCTGAGGAAATCACT ACTTTGTCAAGTACAGTTGAGGAGAAAGCAAAGTGGATTTTCAACAAACTCAAAG GGTCACCACCAAAAACCTTGCCAGATCTCCTCCGAGAGTACAACTTACCCCCAGGACTCTTTCCTCAGAACATAACCTGTTACGAATTTGATGAAACAAAGGCGAGGCTGATCGTGTATTTGCCATCACCGTGCGAAGTTAGCTTCAAGGATTCATCTGTAATAAGGTATGCAAACCGAGTGAAAGCGATACTGCTAAGGGGAAAGCTAACAGGAATTGAGGGAATGAAAACAAAGGTGCTAGTTTGGGTTAAGGTCACTTGTGTGGCAGTTGAAAGTTCCAAATCCGATAAGGTATGGTTCACTGCTGGAGTCAAGAAATCTAGGTCCAAGGATGCTTATCTAGTTGCCAGTAATGGTGTTAGGATAGAAGATTTCTGA
- the LOC133039406 gene encoding uncharacterized protein LOC133039406 — protein MDDIVTTEIFFDENFNDGSTNWIPNHIFTHPNFSWKDVDLGDLDEFQFLENQQQQDHSDDANEIIIQDHGIALDDIPKEFFEPNQQVEHDHETKKNSSSSSDLQTSITKELLEIKSSPIENEQQQDQSNEVSQIIIQDDGIGLDDLPEEFFKPNQEVEPAHETKTNSSSLTDLQTSIIKELLEIISSPIENKQQQDQSNEADKMIIQDDGIGLDDLPEEFFKPNQEVKPNHEIKASSSSWSDTSTTNTNNYQGFYTSHLVPEMNKPYYLNMSTESGNWDQSNDYSQQPYQFCYTPQLVPKLAYPTDYYLDYSSESGWDQSNNKQDAQMVTTTHTFPILTHTPASAIEYQQQETLSTRKRKSTSSNHGRWTVKEHMIFLQGMSKFGSGNWTEISTLLGGTRTPVQVASHAQKYFNKMEKEKQIAESTSENKKKKLNKSINDIRLREDGTFGFPNSFQN, from the exons ATGGATGATATTGTCACAACTGAAATCTTTTTTGATGAAAATTTTAATGATGGTTCTACTAATTGGATACCCAATCACATCTTTACTCACCCAAATTTCAGTTGGAAGGATGTTGATTTGGGTGACTTAGATGAGTTCCAATTCCTGgaaaatcaacaacaacaagatcATTCCGATGATgctaatgaaataattattcaaGATCATGGCATAGCCTTAGATGATATCCCTAAGGAATTCTTCGAACCTAATCAACAAGTTGAACATGATCACGAGACAAAGAAGAATAGTAGTTCTTCCAGTGATCTTCAAACAAGCATCACAAAAGAATTATTAGAAATCAAATCCTCTCCTATCGAAAATGAACAACAACAAGATCAATCCAATGAAGTTAGTCAGATAATTATTCAAGATGATGGCATAGGCCTCGATGATCTCCCAGAGGAATTCTTCAAACCTAATCAAGAAGTTGAACCTGCTCATGAGACAAAGACAAATAGTAGTTCTTTGACTGATCTTCAAACAAGCATTATAAAAGAATTATTAGAAATCATATCCTCTCCTATTGAAAAtaaacaacaacaagatcaaTCTAATGAAGCTGATAAAATGATTATTCAAGATGATGGCATAGGCCTCGATGATCTCCCTGAGGAATTCTTCAAACCTAATCAAGAAGTTAAACCTAATCATGAGATAAAGGCGAGTAGTAGTTCTTGGAGTGATACCTCGACTACTAACACCAACAACTACCAAGGTTTCTACACATCTCATCTAGTGCCTGAAATGAACAAGCCTTATTATTTGAACATGAGTACTGAGAGTGGTAATTGGGACCAAAGTAATGATTACAGCCAACAACCCTACCAATTTTGTTATACACCTCAATTAGTACCTAAACTTGCTTATCCTACTGATTATTATTTGGATTATAGTAGTGAGAGTGGTTGGGACCAAAGTAACAACAAGCAAGATGCACAAATGGTAACGACAACACATACATTTCCTATTCTCACTCACACTCCTGCGTCGGCTATAGAATATCAACAACAAGAAACTCTTTCAACTCGCAAACGAAAATCAACCTCTTCAAACCATGGTCGTTGGACTGTAAAAGAACACAT GATTTTTTTACAAGGGATGAGTAAGTTTGGTTCTGGTAATTGGACAGAAATATCTACTTTACTTGGTGGTACAAGAACTCCAGTCCAAGTGGCTAGCCATgctcaaaaatattttaataaaatggagaaagaaaaacaaattgCAGAGTCAACCTCTGAgaataaaaagaagaaattaaataagagtataaatgatataagattAAGAGAAGATGGAACATTTGGTTTTCCAAACTCATTTCAAAACTGA